The sequence AAGGGGCATGGTGACTCGACTTCGGGCCACCCGTGCGCCATGATTCCCATATGGATCGACGAGCTCTGGAACGGCTCGGGCACCATGTCGTCAGCAGGCGCGTCGCGCTCGGCTTCCGCAGCCGCACTGACCTAGCCGCCAGTTTGCAATTCACCGTGCGCACCCTCGCCGACATCGAGCACGGCGTGCGCAAGGCAAGCCCTGGCACGTACGCGATGCTGGAGAACAAGCTGGCCTGGGCACCCGGCAGCATCGACAGGATCCTGGCCGGCGGAGAACCCGACGAGCTCGTATCCAGCCTTCGCCGACCCGATCCGAGCCCCGCGACCCAGGGATATGCATTGCGGGCGATGAACCCCAACGCGCTAGCGCAGGTGCCCACCGAGGAGCTGTTGCTCGAGCTGCGGCGCCGCATCATCGACCCGCGGGACCGACGCCAGGACGCCTGGGACGAGTGGGGCAGACCAGACTCAGGGGCTGACAGCGGCGGTCTCGATCCGCAGGGTGCCTGGCCCGACGAGGTCTAGCCGGACCGCGTTAGCCCGTCATCGCGGAGCGGAGCACGTCCAGGTCGTGGTCGTCGATCCGGAACACCCCGAATCTGAACTTGTAGCCCCAGCGAATCTTGTCCTCGATGAAGTCGAGCTTCTCGAGCAGGGGCTTGATCGGCGTCTCTGCACACGGCAGGAAGTCGACATTGCGTCGAAACGGACGGAAGTCGTCGGACACCTCCACCTGATAAGGCTCGTCGTCGGCGACCTGCCCGATGGCCGTGAACGCCTGCAACGGTTCCCCGTCGGGATAGACGGTGCGCGGTGAGTAGAAGACGATCCAGTCGCCTCGGGTCATTTTGTTCAGCATGTGCGGCTTACCGTGGTTCGCCTGTGTGAAACGGCCGCGGACACCACGTTCGACGTGGTCTCGGCTGACCGTGTTGATCCAGTTCGTCATGCCCGCAGGCTAAGTCGCCGGACCGACACCTGCGCGGGCCCGAAGAAGAGCCTGTGGATAACCCGGGGGTGCCAGACTGACGCGGTGACGTCCAACGACAGCGACATCTATGACCGGCTGCGCCCGCTCGATCAGCTCGTCCGCCACCTCTACAAACAGACGGGTGTGCCGATGCCCGACCTAGCAGCGCTCGCCACCACCGAAGTCTCCGACCGTGTGCGGCAACTCGTCGCAGCGGGCAACAAGATCGGCGCGATGAAGGCTTACCGCGACGAAACCGGCGTGGATCTGCGGACGGCCAACCAGGTCATCGACTCGCTGTACAGCGGCTAGAACGGACTGCTGTTCGACTGCCACTTCGCTTGGGCGAGAAGTTCGAGCAGTGCCTCGGTGACGGCGGCCGGCCTTTCCTGTTGAATCCAGTGCCCGGCCCCGTCGATCAGCAGCTGTCGGTAAGGTCCGCTGACCACCTGCGCATAGCGGTCGACTGGCGTGAAAGACAGCACCGGATCGTTGGTGCCGGCGAGGAACAGCGACGGAACGGTGATCGTGTCGGCCGGCGGGTCGGCCATCAGCTCCCAGTTCCGGTCGAAGTTGCGGTACCAGTTCAATGCCCCGGTGAAGCCCGTTCGAGTGAATTCGCTGGTGTAATAGTCGAGTTCGCTTCTGCTCAGCCACTCGGGAAGTGCTCCCGGCGCCGGCAGCCGCTCGACGTAACCCTCTGGGCCGGGCTGCGCCATCCGTGCGGCTTCGGCGTTGTCGGGCAGCCGACCAGCGAGCGTCTTTCGCAGCGTGGCAGCAGGATCGCGCGCGAGGTCGGCGTCGGCGACGCCCGGTTCCTGGAAGTAGAGGATGTAGAAGAAGTGGTCGCCGAACTTGTCTCGCCAGCCCACTGTCGGCGGCCTCGTCGGGCGGGGTACAGGCGGGCCGCCCAGTCCCGCCACCGCGGCCACCCGGTCGGGATGCAACAACGGCATGGTCCACGCGATGATCGAGCCCCAGTCGTGGCCCACAATGGCTGCCTGGTCGGCACCGGCATCATCGACCAACCCCACCAGGTCAGCTGTCAGTTCGGCGATGCTGTAGGCCTCGATGGCGGACGGGCGCGATGACCCGCCGTATCCGCGTTGGTCAGGCGCTAGGACGTGATAGCCGGCCGCGGCCAGCGCCGGGATCTGGTGCCGCCACGAATAGCCGAGCTCGGGGAAGCCGTGCGCCAGCACAACGAGCGGGTCACCGCGCCGGCCGGCCTCCAGCGTGCGCAATCGCACACCATTGGTATCGATGACCCGTTCGGTGACACCTGCACCCATACTCGATCGCAATCACACGAGCGCTAGAACGGGCTGCTGTTGCGCTGCCACTTCGCCTCTTCCGGGCGTGGCCCGTACTTGGCGATGTAGGCGTCGTGCATGTGGGCGTTCTTCTTCCGGTTGATTTCGTCGACAAGGTTCGGGTCAAGGCCGTGCTGGGCCAGCCGATGCCGGCGCCACACCTTGTTGAGAGCGAGAGCCATCAGTAGAGCCCAGATGTAGATGGGCGCCGTCATCTCCAGGTGTACGTAGAGAGACGCGGGGAGCAGCCAGAAGGGCGCAAGGATCAGCAACGGTGGAATGGCGTAACGCAGCATGTGCCTGCGAACGGCCCCATGATCGGCGAGATCATGGGCCACCCACTCGCGGTATTCGTTGGGGAGCCTGCGGCCGAAAACATAGCCAAGGTACTGAAATGCGCTGGGCCGCTTCATCTGCTGTCTCCTTCGAGGGCGCCTGCTGCCAGCGCGGCGCCATTGATCCGAGTGAGCACCGCGTGGAGGTGCTCGAGTTCGTCCAGCCCGACCCCGAGCCGGTCGACGACGGCGGGCGGAATCTTGACCGCCTTGCGCCGCAGCTGGATACCCGCCTTGGTGAGCGCCACGTCGGTCGCGCGCTCGTCGGAGACCGACCTCGTCCTGGTGATCAAACCAAGCACCTCGAGGCGCTTCAGCATCGGCGACAAGGTGGCCGAATCGAGCTGCAGCGACGACGCGATCTCTTTGACCGACAGGGCCCGCCCGGCCCTGTCGGACCGGTGATGGTCCCAGAGTGCCAGCATGACCAAATACTGGGGATGCGTCAGACCCAGCGGCTCGAGAAGCGGCCGGTAGATGGCGAGCACCGCCCGGTTGGTGATGGCAAGCGCGAAGCACACCTGGCGTTCGAGCGCCAGCGGGTCGACCCGCTCGTCGATGACGGTCACACCTTGATCGTAGCCTAATAGTTAGGGCGCTATCTAATTGGTGACGGACCTCACCGGCCCGTTGGCTAGGCTCAGCGCCATGAGGGACGACCACGCCGAGCTCTTACGCCGTCGGGCGCTGACCGAGGACGCCGCGCGGCCCGACGCAGTCGAGCGCAGGCGGGCCTCGAACGGGCGCACCGCGCGCGAAAACATCGACGACCTCGTCGACCCCGGCTCGTTCGTCGAGTACGGCCGGTTCGCGATCGCCGCGCAGCGCTTCCGCCGGGACCTCGACGACCTGATTGCGCGCACCCCGGCGGATGGTCTGGTGGCAGGCACCGCGCGCATCAACGGCGAGCACTTCGGCGACGAGCGCAGCGCCGCGGCCGTGCTGTCCTATGACTACACCGTGCTGGCCGGCACCCAGGGGTATCTCGGGCACCGCAAGAAGGACCGGCTGTTCGAACTGATCGAGCGCATGCAACTGCCGACAGTGTTCTTCGCCGAAGGTGGCGGCGGCAGGCCCGGCGACACCGACTTCCCGACGGTGTCGTCGCTGGAGACGCGCGCGTTCAAGCTGTGGGCGCAGCTTTCGGGCCTGGTGCCGAGGATCGCGGTGGTGAAGGGCCGCTGCTTTGCGGGCAACGCCGTCATCGCCGGAACCTCCGACCTGATCGTCGCGACCAAGGATGCATCGATCGGCATGGGCGGCCCCGCGATGATCGCCGGCGGTGGCCTCGGCGACGTCCATCCCGACGAGGTGGGCCCCGTATCGATGCAGGAACCCAACGGCGTCGTCGACGTCGTGGTTGCCGACGAGGCCGAAGCTGTCGCGGTGACCAAGCGGCTGCTCGGCTACTTCCAGGGGGCACTGCCCGCGCGCGACGGCGGAGACCAATCCGCTTTGCGCACAATCATTCCCGAGCGTGAGCGGCGTGCCTACGACGTCGGCCCGGTCATCGAGACACTGGCCGACGAGGGATCGGTGACGTTCCTGCGGCCGCGATTCGCCCGCGAAATGGTGACCGCGTTCGCGCGGATCGAAGGCCGGGCGATCGGCGTGATCGCCAACGACACCCGGTACATGGCTGGCGCGATCACCGCCGCCGCAGCCGACAAGGCGGCCCGGTTCCTGCAGCTGTGCGACTGCTTCGGCATCCCGGTGGTCTCGTTGATCGACTGCCCCGGTTATATGGTAGGCCCGGCTGCCGAGTCCGAAGCGCTGGTGCGCCGCGCGTCGCGGATGCTGGTCGCCGGCGCCGCCATGGGTGTTCCACTTGTCGCGGTCGTGCTGCGCCGCGGGTACGGCCTTGGGGCACAGGCTATGACGGGCGGAAGTCTGCACGAGCCGGTGCTCACCGTGGCTTGGCCCGGCGCCCATCTCGGCCCGATGGGCCTCGAGGGCGCCGTGCGGCTGGGTCTGCGCAAGGAGTTGGCGGCGATCGCCGACGACGACGAGCGCGAGGAACGGGTCCGGCAGGCGACGGCGGCAGCGCAGGAGAACGCCAAGGCGCTCAACGCTGCTCAGATGTTCGAGATCGACGACGTCATCGATCCCGCCGACACCCGCCGCATCGTCGCCGAGACGTTGACGGCAGCGACCGCGCACGTGGAGCCGCGTCCGTCACGGCGCTTCGTCGACACCTGGTGATCTGTCCTTCCGCGAAATGGCATTCCAACAGGGCCCTTCTCGAAAGAGTTCTGGCCGCATGCAATTTCGCGCAGAACGTCGCGGGTCAGTTGATAACGAGCGCGGCGGCGATGGCACGCCGCATGTCGTCGTCGTTGACCACCAGGTCGGCTGCGGCGGCCTGCGCGAGCAGCTGCGGGGGCGTGGTGCTCAGCCGCCGGGCGCGTTCGTGCTTGCAGTGGACGATGACCTTGCGCGCGAACCGGCCGTTGCCCGCGGTGTCCAGCGCGGTGCCCTGCTCGATCGGGGTGTCGCGCAACCGCGCCGCCTCGTCGCGCAGCAGCGGCCACGCCGTATCGGCGATCGCGAGCTTCTCCTTGCCCGCGATCATCTGACCGATCTGGACGATCTCGTCGGGTGTGTAACTGGTGAACGACAGCGTCAGGTGAAATCGCGACGCCAGACCGGGGTTGGCAGCCAGGAAGCGCCGCATCTCCTTCGGGTAGCCGGCCACGATCACCACCAGCCGGTCGCGAGAATCCTCCATAAATTTCAGCAGGGTGTTGATCGCGTCCTTGCCGAAGGAGTGACCCTCCTGCTCGGGCGCAAGCCGGTAGGCCTCGTCGATGAAGAGCACACCGCCAAGCGCGGATTCGCACACTTCCTTCATCCTGGCGGCGGTCTGCGAGATGTACCCGACGACGAGGTCCTCCTCGGTTACCTCGACGACGGTGGGATGTTCGATCTTGCCCAACCCGAAGAGGATCTCCGCCGCGATGCGGGCGAACGAGGTCTTCGCCGTACCGGGTGGGCCTTCGAGGACCATGTGGTTCTCGTTGGTCATCGACGTCTCCTCGCCCCTGGCGGCGAGGATCTGGTCGATCTGGATCTCGGTGCGCCACACCGTGATCTGTTCCTTCGGACCGCTCAGCCCGATCAGTTCGTCCAACTTGCGCTGCGCCTCCGCGAGCACCGTGTCCTTCTGCTCCTCCCGCTCCTCGGCCGCGCGCTGCGCCCGCGACGTCTCGGTGCTGGGATCCCATGGATCGGTTCGGGTGGCGATGGTTTCGGCGTCGGTGACGATCAACCGGTAGCCAGGGTTGTTCAGTGCCTCCGCGGCGGCGTCGAGCAGCACGCCGTTGTTGGTGGCCCGCTCGAACGACGCCCGCGCGGCATCCTCCTGGCCGAGCTCGCGCAGACACCAGCCCCTGGTGAGTGCGGCGTCGGCGGCGATGTACTGGTTCTTGGTCGCGATGGTGTGCGCGCGGTCCAGCGCGGTCTGGAACTGGCCGATGCTGGCGGCGGCCGCCGCGGAGAGGGTGTCGACGGCCGCAGTGAGATCGTCGACGACGTGGGTGGCGTGCGCCGGCGGCGACTTGGCGGTGACCTGGAGGACGTCGGGCCATCGGTGCGACAGGTGGTAGGCCGTCGCGCCGACGAACTGCGACCACTGTGCGGCCATTGCGTCCCCGGCGACGACGGGATCGTCGAGCACGGCGATCGCCTCGGCGAACCGCCGGTCGGCGATCAAGGTAGACGCGTACGCCAGCGCGATCGAAGAGCGCGACCAGACCGGCATCGTCACGTACAGCGGCGCGTCGAGCCGCGCGTGCAGATCGCCGTCGACCAACCCGAT is a genomic window of Mycobacterium sp. ITM-2016-00318 containing:
- a CDS encoding EVE domain-containing protein — encoded protein: MTNWINTVSRDHVERGVRGRFTQANHGKPHMLNKMTRGDWIVFYSPRTVYPDGEPLQAFTAIGQVADDEPYQVEVSDDFRPFRRNVDFLPCAETPIKPLLEKLDFIEDKIRWGYKFRFGVFRIDDHDLDVLRSAMTG
- a CDS encoding MarR family winged helix-turn-helix transcriptional regulator, with product MTVIDERVDPLALERQVCFALAITNRAVLAIYRPLLEPLGLTHPQYLVMLALWDHHRSDRAGRALSVKEIASSLQLDSATLSPMLKRLEVLGLITRTRSVSDERATDVALTKAGIQLRRKAVKIPPAVVDRLGVGLDELEHLHAVLTRINGAALAAGALEGDSR
- the eccA gene encoding type VII secretion AAA-ATPase EccA, giving the protein MTAATDQRRSFDTAIERFKAGDTRGALSGFVAITAAQPSMSDAWLARIACGDHAIDVLEAAHRNSRSLYRETRRIGLVDGDLHARLDAPLYVTMPVWSRSSIALAYASTLIADRRFAEAIAVLDDPVVAGDAMAAQWSQFVGATAYHLSHRWPDVLQVTAKSPPAHATHVVDDLTAAVDTLSAAAAASIGQFQTALDRAHTIATKNQYIAADAALTRGWCLRELGQEDAARASFERATNNGVLLDAAAEALNNPGYRLIVTDAETIATRTDPWDPSTETSRAQRAAEEREEQKDTVLAEAQRKLDELIGLSGPKEQITVWRTEIQIDQILAARGEETSMTNENHMVLEGPPGTAKTSFARIAAEILFGLGKIEHPTVVEVTEEDLVVGYISQTAARMKEVCESALGGVLFIDEAYRLAPEQEGHSFGKDAINTLLKFMEDSRDRLVVIVAGYPKEMRRFLAANPGLASRFHLTLSFTSYTPDEIVQIGQMIAGKEKLAIADTAWPLLRDEAARLRDTPIEQGTALDTAGNGRFARKVIVHCKHERARRLSTTPPQLLAQAAAADLVVNDDDMRRAIAAALVIN
- a CDS encoding DUF5313 domain-containing protein — protein: MKRPSAFQYLGYVFGRRLPNEYREWVAHDLADHGAVRRHMLRYAIPPLLILAPFWLLPASLYVHLEMTAPIYIWALLMALALNKVWRRHRLAQHGLDPNLVDEINRKKNAHMHDAYIAKYGPRPEEAKWQRNSSPF
- a CDS encoding alpha/beta fold hydrolase gives rise to the protein MGAGVTERVIDTNGVRLRTLEAGRRGDPLVVLAHGFPELGYSWRHQIPALAAAGYHVLAPDQRGYGGSSRPSAIEAYSIAELTADLVGLVDDAGADQAAIVGHDWGSIIAWTMPLLHPDRVAAVAGLGGPPVPRPTRPPTVGWRDKFGDHFFYILYFQEPGVADADLARDPAATLRKTLAGRLPDNAEAARMAQPGPEGYVERLPAPGALPEWLSRSELDYYTSEFTRTGFTGALNWYRNFDRNWELMADPPADTITVPSLFLAGTNDPVLSFTPVDRYAQVVSGPYRQLLIDGAGHWIQQERPAAVTEALLELLAQAKWQSNSSPF
- a CDS encoding acyl-CoA carboxylase subunit beta, translated to MRDDHAELLRRRALTEDAARPDAVERRRASNGRTARENIDDLVDPGSFVEYGRFAIAAQRFRRDLDDLIARTPADGLVAGTARINGEHFGDERSAAAVLSYDYTVLAGTQGYLGHRKKDRLFELIERMQLPTVFFAEGGGGRPGDTDFPTVSSLETRAFKLWAQLSGLVPRIAVVKGRCFAGNAVIAGTSDLIVATKDASIGMGGPAMIAGGGLGDVHPDEVGPVSMQEPNGVVDVVVADEAEAVAVTKRLLGYFQGALPARDGGDQSALRTIIPERERRAYDVGPVIETLADEGSVTFLRPRFAREMVTAFARIEGRAIGVIANDTRYMAGAITAAAADKAARFLQLCDCFGIPVVSLIDCPGYMVGPAAESEALVRRASRMLVAGAAMGVPLVAVVLRRGYGLGAQAMTGGSLHEPVLTVAWPGAHLGPMGLEGAVRLGLRKELAAIADDDEREERVRQATAAAQENAKALNAAQMFEIDDVIDPADTRRIVAETLTAATAHVEPRPSRRFVDTW